The following proteins are encoded in a genomic region of Bacillus sp. Marseille-Q1617:
- a CDS encoding carbon starvation protein A has protein sequence MGGIWLALIGGIVFLFGYKYYSKLIAEKIYRLDPNYVTPAHQFKDGVDFVPTNKFVLWGHHFTSVAGAAPIVGPAIAVYWGWLPAFLWVILGTVFAAGVHDFGTLVLSVRNKGQSVGTLASKLIGKRAKVLFLCIILILVLMVNAVFAWVIANLFITFPASVLSVFIQIPLAVWIGYRVYKRSGSMLLPSIVALAVMYASAIIASRVEFLQIDLVKYFGGEGASSLFGLSSTSMAFFVWIVILMIYVYIASTLPVWKLLQPRDYINSHQLVVGLGLLYLGLLFTNPQITAPMTNGSADVSWFPLLFITIACGAISGFHGLVSSGTSSKQLNKETDARFVGYLGAVGEGALALIAIIACITFFPNVEEFKATYSGFAAASGAGLGVFIQGAGQLATGLGIPADIAATIVSVIIVSFAATTLDSSVRLMRYIIAELGEEYNVMPLTKTHVATTIAVVSSAALTLLPQGPKGFGSGGYLLWPLFGTSNQLLAGISLLLITIWLKRQGRNYFATLIPMLFLMFMTLWAMINQVLFEWSGIGETEGNMLLFIFGSIILIFTLWILITAASSLSKRGEDPTQFTA, from the coding sequence ATGGGAGGAATCTGGCTTGCATTAATAGGGGGGATCGTATTTTTATTTGGGTATAAGTATTACTCAAAGCTCATTGCGGAAAAAATCTACCGATTAGATCCGAACTACGTCACGCCAGCACATCAATTTAAGGATGGGGTTGACTTTGTTCCGACAAACAAGTTCGTCCTTTGGGGACATCACTTTACATCTGTCGCTGGAGCTGCACCGATTGTAGGACCTGCCATCGCTGTTTATTGGGGCTGGCTGCCAGCATTTTTATGGGTTATTCTTGGAACGGTCTTCGCTGCAGGGGTGCATGATTTCGGTACGCTTGTGCTTTCTGTCAGAAATAAGGGGCAATCCGTTGGTACATTGGCGAGTAAGCTGATTGGAAAAAGGGCAAAGGTACTCTTTCTATGCATTATCCTTATCCTGGTACTAATGGTCAATGCGGTTTTTGCATGGGTAATCGCGAATCTTTTCATTACATTTCCGGCAAGTGTGCTTTCTGTCTTCATCCAGATACCATTGGCGGTATGGATCGGATATAGAGTATATAAACGCAGCGGAAGCATGCTGCTGCCATCCATTGTTGCCCTTGCGGTGATGTATGCATCTGCAATCATTGCAAGCAGGGTGGAATTCCTTCAAATCGACCTTGTTAAATATTTCGGCGGTGAAGGCGCATCGTCTCTATTTGGTTTAAGTTCCACCAGCATGGCATTTTTTGTCTGGATCGTCATTTTAATGATTTATGTTTATATTGCATCAACCCTTCCTGTATGGAAGTTATTACAGCCCAGGGATTATATCAATTCACATCAATTAGTGGTCGGGCTTGGCTTGCTTTATTTGGGGTTATTATTTACGAATCCTCAGATCACAGCGCCTATGACCAATGGTTCGGCTGATGTTTCTTGGTTCCCGTTATTATTCATTACCATTGCCTGCGGAGCAATTTCTGGCTTTCACGGGTTGGTCTCATCCGGTACGTCATCTAAACAACTGAATAAAGAGACAGATGCCAGGTTTGTAGGGTATTTAGGGGCAGTTGGTGAAGGGGCTTTAGCTCTTATTGCCATCATCGCCTGCATTACCTTTTTCCCGAATGTGGAAGAATTCAAAGCTACATACAGCGGATTTGCAGCGGCAAGCGGTGCAGGGCTGGGGGTATTCATCCAAGGGGCAGGACAGCTTGCGACAGGTTTAGGAATCCCGGCAGATATTGCTGCAACAATCGTTTCCGTCATAATCGTCAGCTTTGCTGCAACCACTCTCGATTCTTCTGTACGGTTAATGAGATATATCATTGCAGAATTGGGCGAAGAGTATAATGTCATGCCGCTTACGAAAACACATGTGGCCACCACGATAGCCGTGGTATCCAGTGCAGCCCTGACACTTCTGCCGCAAGGACCTAAAGGATTCGGTTCAGGAGGGTATCTGCTTTGGCCGTTATTTGGTACATCGAATCAATTGCTGGCAGGCATCAGTTTACTGTTGATCACCATTTGGCTCAAGAGACAGGGAAGAAATTATTTTGCCACATTGATCCCAATGCTGTTCCTTATGTTCATGACGCTTTGGGCAATGATTAATCAGGTACTATTCGAATGGTCCGGGATAGGTGAAACAGAAGGGAACATGCTTTTGTTTATATTTGGAAGCATCATCTTGATATTCACACTATGGATTTTAATCACAGCTGCCTCATCCCTCTCTAAAAGAGGAGAGGACCCGACACAGTTCACTGCCTGA
- a CDS encoding sulfurtransferase TusA family protein, whose product MNADKVLDAKGLACPMPIVKTRKAIKEIESGQILEVQTTDKGAKSDLTAWAKSGGHELVDSKEENDVFTFWIKKG is encoded by the coding sequence ATGAACGCAGATAAAGTACTAGACGCAAAAGGATTAGCTTGCCCGATGCCAATCGTGAAAACAAGAAAGGCAATTAAAGAAATCGAATCAGGACAGATCCTTGAAGTCCAAACGACTGATAAAGGTGCAAAGAGTGATTTGACTGCTTGGGCTAAGTCAGGTGGACATGAACTTGTAGATTCTAAAGAAGAAAATGATGTATTCACATTCTGGATTAAAAAAGGATAA
- a CDS encoding cory-CC-star protein, with product MIEKFKHIINLYDEIIKHPHKTEIARELRDEDDLFFLLLYSDMLGLPNPVFYYTLELYPYMIEKFHDWHLRMGMEHSPLEGIRCC from the coding sequence ATGATAGAAAAATTTAAACACATCATCAATCTATATGATGAGATCATTAAACATCCTCATAAAACTGAAATTGCTAGGGAATTAAGAGATGAGGATGATTTGTTCTTTTTATTACTATATTCGGATATGCTGGGACTCCCTAATCCGGTCTTTTACTACACATTGGAACTCTACCCGTATATGATAGAGAAGTTTCATGATTGGCATTTACGGATGGGTATGGAGCATTCCCCGCTGGAAGGAATAAGGTGCTGCTGA
- a CDS encoding metal-sensitive transcriptional regulator, with protein MEYNSQVKNRIKRVEGQLRGVLRMMEQGEDCKDVISQLSAAKTALDRSVGLIVSLNLVECVRDSQESGENTDEIVKEAVNLLVKSR; from the coding sequence ATGGAATACAATTCTCAAGTTAAAAATCGAATCAAACGTGTTGAAGGGCAGCTCCGGGGAGTCTTGAGGATGATGGAGCAGGGGGAAGATTGCAAAGATGTGATTTCCCAGCTGTCAGCAGCCAAAACGGCTCTCGATCGTTCAGTCGGCTTGATTGTAAGTTTGAACCTTGTTGAATGTGTGAGAGATTCACAAGAATCTGGTGAAAATACAGATGAAATTGTAAAAGAAGCAGTAAATTTGTTAGTGAAAAGCAGATAA
- a CDS encoding ArsA family ATPase, protein MNDMEKQSILFVGGKGGVGKSTSASALALMFAKSGRKTLIISTDPAHNLGDIFHKEIGEEITPLLENLWGLEINPELETQTYIKGVKNNLKGMVKSSIIEEVHRQIDMAASAPGAEEAALFDRIVSIILEEKDEFDKIIFDTAPTGHTIRLLSLPELMGVWMDGMLERRKKTNKNYSQLLNDGEPVEDPIFEVLQNRRDKFAQVRSIMLDTAQTGFIFVLIPERLPILETEKAIELMEKHHLKIQGLIVNKILPPSADGAFLQKRKEQEKNYLQLMKKKFTEQRLYEIPLLEEDVCTLTHLESFVQHIQQEVYGRV, encoded by the coding sequence ATGAATGATATGGAAAAGCAATCGATTCTTTTTGTAGGAGGTAAAGGAGGGGTGGGGAAGTCCACCTCTGCTTCTGCATTAGCTTTGATGTTCGCCAAGTCAGGGAGGAAGACGCTTATCATTTCAACAGATCCAGCTCATAATTTAGGAGATATCTTTCATAAAGAGATAGGTGAAGAGATAACACCTTTACTTGAAAACTTATGGGGCCTTGAAATAAATCCTGAGCTGGAAACACAAACGTATATCAAGGGTGTAAAGAATAATTTAAAAGGCATGGTCAAGTCCTCTATAATTGAGGAGGTTCACCGGCAAATCGATATGGCGGCATCTGCACCGGGTGCTGAAGAAGCAGCCTTATTTGACAGGATTGTATCGATCATTTTAGAAGAAAAGGATGAGTTTGATAAGATCATCTTTGACACTGCGCCGACCGGTCATACAATCCGCCTGCTTTCACTTCCTGAGTTGATGGGTGTCTGGATGGACGGCATGCTTGAAAGAAGGAAGAAAACAAATAAAAACTATTCTCAGCTGTTGAATGATGGGGAGCCGGTGGAGGACCCGATTTTCGAGGTATTACAGAATCGAAGAGATAAATTTGCACAAGTTCGCTCAATCATGTTAGATACAGCCCAGACAGGGTTCATCTTTGTCTTGATCCCAGAGAGGCTCCCGATTCTGGAAACGGAAAAAGCCATCGAATTAATGGAAAAGCATCATTTGAAAATTCAAGGGTTGATCGTCAATAAAATCCTTCCTCCTTCAGCAGACGGGGCATTTCTTCAAAAAAGAAAAGAGCAGGAGAAAAATTACCTGCAGCTGATGAAGAAGAAATTTACCGAACAGAGATTGTATGAAATTCCTTTATTAGAGGAAGATGTATGTACACTCACACATCTGGAATCATTCGTTCAGCACATACAGCAGGAGGTATATGGAAGGGTATAA
- a CDS encoding DsrE/DsrF/DrsH-like family protein, which translates to MSETKSTNIILFSGDYDKAMAAYIIANGAAAYDHEVTIFHTFWGLNALRKEEMVPVKKSFMEKMFGKMMPRGADKLGLSNMNFAGMGPKMIKGVMKKHNAMPLPDLIEMAKEQDVKLVACTMTMDLLGLHKDELMEEIEYAGVAAYLADAENGNVNLFI; encoded by the coding sequence ATGTCAGAGACAAAATCAACTAATATTATTCTCTTCAGTGGAGATTATGATAAAGCGATGGCTGCATACATCATCGCAAATGGTGCTGCTGCATACGACCATGAGGTAACGATTTTCCATACTTTCTGGGGCTTGAATGCACTGAGAAAAGAAGAGATGGTTCCTGTTAAGAAAAGCTTCATGGAAAAGATGTTCGGTAAAATGATGCCGCGCGGTGCAGATAAATTGGGTTTATCCAATATGAATTTTGCAGGAATGGGACCTAAAATGATCAAAGGAGTCATGAAAAAGCATAATGCAATGCCGCTGCCTGACTTGATTGAGATGGCTAAAGAGCAAGATGTAAAGCTTGTTGCTTGTACCATGACAATGGATTTATTGGGACTTCATAAAGATGAACTTATGGAAGAGATTGAATATGCAGGAGTAGCCGCATATCTAGCGGATGCAGAAAACGGTAACGTAAACTTATTCATCTAA